A section of the Leminorella richardii genome encodes:
- a CDS encoding topoisomerase DNA-binding C4 zinc finger domain-containing protein translates to MSKAALFTAKNEEACPECGAPLVIRSGKQGPFQGCSRYPECTFIRSLKPQSDGHIVKVLEGEVCPQCGSSLVLRQGRYGMFIGCMAYPDCEYIASINQPDDTQITCPQCKKGHLLQRKSRYGKVFHACDQYPDCQFTLNHTPVAGECPICSYPLLLEKRTAKGLRLFCASKLCGKEVTTEND, encoded by the coding sequence ATGAGCAAAGCGGCACTATTTACTGCTAAAAATGAAGAAGCCTGCCCTGAATGCGGTGCGCCTCTTGTCATACGCAGCGGAAAGCAGGGGCCCTTTCAGGGATGCTCGCGCTATCCTGAGTGTACGTTTATTCGCTCCCTTAAACCTCAAAGCGACGGGCATATTGTTAAAGTGCTGGAGGGGGAGGTGTGTCCACAGTGCGGTTCGTCACTGGTACTTCGTCAGGGGCGATATGGTATGTTTATTGGCTGTATGGCCTACCCGGACTGCGAATACATTGCCTCTATCAATCAGCCCGATGACACACAAATAACTTGTCCTCAGTGTAAAAAAGGCCATTTGCTGCAGCGAAAATCGCGCTATGGGAAGGTGTTTCACGCCTGTGATCAATACCCCGACTGTCAGTTTACGCTGAATCATACGCCGGTTGCGGGTGAGTGCCCGATTTGCAGCTATCCTTTACTTTTGGAAAAGCGTACAGCGAAGGGGCTTCGTCTGTTTTGCGCCAGTAAGCTATGTGGTAAAGAAGTTACAACAGAAAATGACTGA
- the dprA gene encoding DNA-processing protein DprA: MTKEEWWLRLLMISGHKWPHLKGLTTTEGISFSEQTLLSLGFSAEQCVSFNCVNQFDLAKSLDWLGGNNRRLIAFCDEDYPPLLRAISRPPVVLFVEGKAEVLPRAQIAMVGSRHFSRYGERWASYFASELAGSGFTITSGLALGIDGISHRGALSAGGVTIAVLGGGIGKLHPKSHAALSAQIVESGGALVSEFLPFEPPKAEHFPRRNRIVSGLSLGVLVVEARIKSGSLITAKYALEQGREVFALPGPLDNENCSGTHSLIQQGAMLVATPADVIENLNSSLRWLPLLPPVPEVKVQNDPFRQEERPALLNHIGKHPLPVDIIAQRAGLSISDVTVQLVELELLEWVTQVSGGYALNR, encoded by the coding sequence ATGACGAAAGAAGAGTGGTGGCTGCGCCTCTTGATGATTTCAGGCCATAAATGGCCTCACCTTAAAGGGCTAACGACTACAGAAGGAATAAGCTTTAGTGAGCAAACGCTGTTAAGCCTTGGATTTAGCGCTGAGCAGTGTGTCAGCTTTAACTGCGTTAATCAGTTCGACCTGGCGAAGTCTCTCGACTGGCTGGGCGGGAATAACCGTCGTCTGATTGCATTTTGTGATGAAGACTATCCTCCGTTGCTGAGAGCGATATCGAGACCGCCTGTTGTTCTGTTTGTTGAAGGGAAGGCAGAAGTATTACCGCGTGCTCAAATTGCTATGGTGGGCAGTCGGCACTTTAGTCGCTACGGTGAGCGCTGGGCGAGCTATTTTGCCAGTGAGCTGGCAGGCAGTGGCTTTACTATCACCAGTGGACTGGCGTTGGGTATTGATGGCATTAGTCATCGCGGTGCGCTGTCGGCAGGAGGGGTAACAATTGCCGTTCTGGGCGGTGGAATTGGGAAGCTTCATCCTAAAAGCCACGCGGCGCTATCTGCACAGATCGTTGAGAGTGGCGGAGCGCTGGTATCAGAATTTTTGCCCTTTGAACCGCCGAAAGCGGAACATTTTCCCCGTAGGAACAGAATAGTCAGCGGGCTAAGCTTAGGGGTATTAGTTGTAGAGGCTCGGATAAAGAGCGGTTCCCTGATTACGGCCAAGTATGCTCTGGAGCAGGGTAGAGAGGTTTTCGCGCTTCCTGGTCCGCTGGACAACGAGAACTGTAGCGGAACTCACAGCCTGATTCAGCAAGGCGCCATGCTGGTGGCAACGCCTGCTGACGTTATTGAGAACCTGAACAGTTCTCTACGCTGGCTGCCGTTGCTACCTCCTGTTCCTGAGGTGAAAGTACAGAATGATCCCTTCCGACAAGAAGAACGGCCAGCATTGCTGAACCATATAGGTAAACATCCGCTTCCTGTCGACATTATCGCTCAAAGAGCGGGTTTATCTATCTCGGACGTTACTGTTCAGCTTGTCGAACTTGAACTCTTGGAGTGGGTTACTCAGGTTTCCGGCGGCTATGCACTCAATCGATAA
- the tsaC gene encoding L-threonylcarbamoyladenylate synthase type 1 TsaC, whose protein sequence is MTDNINTIVELLGQQRVVAYPTEAVFGLGCDPDSESAVSELLSIKQRSWEKGLILIAADYEQLKPYVDDTALTQAQREAVFSRWPGPITWVMPARPTTPKWLTGRFDTLAVRVSDHSQVRTLCNAFGKPLVSTSANLSGLEPCRTVQAVREQFGEDFPVLIGQVGGRQNPSEIRDALTGMLFRQG, encoded by the coding sequence ATGACTGATAATATAAATACGATAGTTGAGCTGCTAGGCCAGCAGCGAGTAGTCGCTTACCCAACCGAGGCAGTGTTTGGACTTGGTTGCGATCCGGATTCGGAGTCTGCAGTGTCGGAACTGCTTAGTATTAAGCAGCGATCCTGGGAGAAAGGATTGATATTGATTGCCGCAGATTATGAACAGCTAAAGCCTTACGTTGACGATACGGCGCTAACGCAGGCGCAGAGAGAAGCGGTATTTTCCCGCTGGCCGGGGCCCATTACTTGGGTCATGCCCGCTAGGCCAACAACGCCTAAGTGGCTGACGGGGCGGTTTGATACGCTAGCTGTAAGAGTGAGCGATCACTCACAGGTGCGTACGCTGTGTAATGCTTTTGGTAAGCCACTGGTTTCTACTAGCGCGAATCTAAGTGGTTTAGAACCCTGCCGAACGGTGCAGGCAGTGCGCGAACAGTTTGGTGAAGACTTTCCCGTGCTGATTGGCCAAGTGGGTGGAAGACAGAATCCGTCAGAAATTCGGGATGCACTAACCGGGATGCTTTTCCGTCAAGGATAG
- a CDS encoding DUF1488 domain-containing protein translates to MNQAILFSEGERWNEHYAGVQVVALAGGFKIDCCVTQHFLAQHFGEATDPERCCSLFRLHQWDLEEELTARIENEEFNADGWIVI, encoded by the coding sequence GTGAATCAGGCGATCCTGTTTTCTGAAGGAGAACGCTGGAATGAGCACTATGCGGGAGTGCAGGTTGTAGCGCTCGCGGGTGGATTTAAGATTGATTGCTGTGTTACCCAGCATTTTTTAGCGCAGCATTTTGGTGAGGCGACAGATCCTGAACGCTGCTGCTCTCTGTTCAGGCTCCATCAGTGGGATCTGGAAGAAGAGCTAACGGCCCGCATTGAAAATGAAGAGTTCAATGCGGACGGCTGGATCGTCATTTAA
- a CDS encoding gamma carbonic anhydrase family protein, with product MSKTLRPYLHHHPKVGERVMLDESSVIIGQVELADDVGIWPMVTIRGDVNYIQIGARTNIQDGSILHVASEMEHAPSGFPLIIGEDVTVGHGAILHGCRIGNRVLIGMGSRVLNGVIIEDNVMLGAGSLVGPGKHLESGFLYLGNPAKKVRPLTEKEIAYFATSAKHYVKLKDNHMRS from the coding sequence ATGTCTAAAACTCTACGCCCTTACCTTCATCACCATCCTAAAGTCGGTGAACGCGTCATGCTGGATGAAAGCAGCGTCATCATCGGTCAAGTTGAACTGGCAGACGACGTTGGCATTTGGCCAATGGTGACAATCCGTGGTGACGTCAACTACATTCAAATTGGCGCCCGAACCAATATTCAGGACGGTTCGATCCTGCACGTGGCAAGTGAAATGGAACACGCCCCTTCAGGCTTTCCTCTGATTATCGGTGAGGATGTTACTGTCGGTCATGGCGCGATCCTGCACGGCTGCCGGATCGGAAACAGAGTGCTGATCGGTATGGGATCCCGCGTCCTCAACGGTGTCATTATTGAAGACAACGTTATGCTGGGAGCAGGAAGTTTAGTTGGTCCAGGTAAACATCTGGAAAGCGGCTTTCTCTATTTAGGGAATCCTGCGAAAAAGGTCAGGCCTTTAACAGAAAAGGAAATCGCCTACTTTGCAACATCCGCCAAACACTACGTTAAGCTCAAAGATAATCATATGAGGAGTTAA
- the aroE gene encoding shikimate dehydrogenase produces MRDFAVFGNPISHSKSPRIHSLFGASTHISLNYVTRLATLEGFEQELKDFFSEGALGANITMPFKERAFALCDELTERASCAGAVNTVHRLDDGRLLGDNTDGIGLVSDLVRLDMIRRDSRILLIGAGGAARGVIQPLLAYGCELVITNRTASKASALACEFSTLGNITSKTCSELEGMAFDLIVNATSTGISGDLPPIPSSLFARETACYDMFYQAGNTPFIAWAVTQGVLRYADGLGMLVGQAAHSFNLWNSVMPEVEPVMAELRKELSQ; encoded by the coding sequence ATGCGAGACTTTGCCGTTTTTGGAAATCCCATTTCACACAGTAAATCGCCGCGGATCCACAGCCTGTTCGGTGCGAGTACTCACATTTCTTTAAACTATGTGACTCGTTTGGCAACGCTGGAAGGGTTTGAACAGGAACTGAAAGACTTCTTTTCTGAGGGGGCGTTGGGTGCCAATATCACGATGCCTTTTAAGGAAAGGGCTTTTGCTCTGTGTGATGAGCTAACAGAGAGGGCGTCCTGTGCGGGTGCGGTAAATACTGTCCATCGCCTTGACGATGGGCGGCTACTGGGAGACAACACCGACGGCATTGGTCTGGTGAGCGATCTGGTTCGTCTTGATATGATTCGCCGTGACTCTCGCATTTTGCTGATAGGTGCGGGAGGCGCTGCACGAGGAGTAATCCAACCGCTTCTGGCATACGGATGTGAGTTAGTCATTACTAACCGTACTGCGTCAAAGGCTTCTGCCTTGGCCTGTGAGTTTTCAACGTTGGGAAATATCACCAGTAAAACCTGTTCCGAGCTGGAAGGAATGGCGTTCGACCTTATCGTTAACGCTACATCAACGGGTATTAGTGGAGATCTTCCCCCAATACCCAGTTCACTCTTTGCTCGCGAGACGGCCTGTTATGACATGTTCTATCAGGCTGGAAATACACCGTTCATCGCATGGGCTGTTACACAGGGCGTTTTGCGCTATGCGGACGGGCTGGGTATGCTGGTGGGGCAGGCTGCTCACTCTTTTAATCTCTGGAACAGCGTTATGCCGGAGGTGGAGCCGGTGATGGCCGAGCTGAGAAAGGAGCTCTCGCAGTGA
- the def gene encoding peptide deformylase, which yields MAVLPVLHFPNERLRIKAKPVKEVTPEIQRITDDMLETMYAEEGIGLAATQVDIHQRIIVIDVSENRDEHYVIINPEVIEKSGETGIEEGCLSVPESRGFVPRAEYIKIRALNRDGEPYELEAHDLLAICIQHEMDHLEGKLFVDYLSPLKRQRIQQKLEKIARQEARAAR from the coding sequence ATGGCAGTATTACCTGTATTACATTTTCCTAATGAGCGACTGCGCATCAAGGCAAAGCCCGTTAAGGAAGTCACTCCCGAAATCCAGCGCATCACTGACGATATGCTGGAGACAATGTATGCCGAAGAAGGCATCGGCCTTGCGGCAACGCAGGTGGATATTCACCAGAGAATTATCGTTATCGACGTGTCGGAAAACCGGGACGAACATTACGTGATTATCAATCCTGAAGTGATAGAGAAATCGGGTGAAACCGGTATTGAAGAAGGTTGTCTTTCCGTCCCTGAGTCTCGCGGCTTTGTACCTCGTGCTGAATACATCAAAATTCGGGCTTTGAATCGCGACGGTGAGCCATACGAACTGGAAGCGCATGACCTTTTAGCTATCTGCATTCAACACGAAATGGATCATCTGGAAGGTAAGCTGTTCGTTGACTATCTGTCTCCCCTAAAGCGCCAGCGCATTCAGCAAAAATTGGAAAAAATCGCCCGGCAGGAAGCGCGCGCAGCGCGTTAA